From the Thermococcus sp. 18S1 genome, one window contains:
- a CDS encoding polysaccharide pyruvyl transferase family protein: MEKLNNNIPYIINFAPHAGTMNLGDYIIWDSIKSILTDLLKHENVMVLNFSSHQPLSWYHKMLLKRLKKEKIPYIILLSGANPFHPYYSPVSSLNQWAVGITDIQNLKNKVLLFGTGTIIAPPSIKRHILSLYALKFWKLVMTKEFVHEVRDDESIELAHKIGIYNVVNLGCPTLWKLTKKFVGKIPTTKSNSVVTTITANKKDPERDKLMLKILLKNYEEVYLWPQGTEDIIYINKTIVPLCPECVKIKILPPTLWAYDQLLSKTNIDYIGTRVHGGIRALQHKRRSIIVSVDHRASSFSKSFGIYSINRDEIAGLDDVINSKIKVRIQIPEKRIKKYLEEFKRYVNSL; encoded by the coding sequence ATGGAAAAACTAAACAATAATATCCCATATATCATCAATTTCGCCCCACATGCTGGCACGATGAATCTTGGAGATTACATAATATGGGATAGTATCAAATCTATCCTGACAGACCTTCTGAAGCATGAGAATGTTATGGTTCTTAATTTTTCCAGCCATCAGCCCCTTAGTTGGTACCATAAGATGCTACTAAAGAGACTAAAAAAGGAAAAGATTCCATACATAATCCTGCTATCTGGAGCGAATCCATTTCACCCATATTATTCACCTGTATCTTCTCTTAATCAATGGGCTGTAGGTATAACGGATATACAAAACCTAAAAAACAAGGTGTTATTGTTCGGAACTGGAACAATAATCGCCCCACCTAGTATTAAACGACATATATTATCATTATATGCCTTGAAGTTTTGGAAACTAGTAATGACAAAGGAATTCGTTCACGAAGTCAGGGACGACGAAAGCATTGAGCTAGCCCACAAAATTGGAATATACAATGTGGTGAATTTAGGATGTCCTACATTATGGAAATTAACGAAAAAATTTGTTGGTAAAATACCCACGACCAAATCCAATTCTGTAGTTACGACAATCACAGCAAACAAAAAAGATCCTGAAAGAGATAAGTTAATGCTAAAGATCCTCTTAAAAAATTATGAAGAAGTATACTTGTGGCCTCAGGGAACGGAGGACATCATCTACATTAACAAAACAATAGTGCCTCTCTGTCCAGAGTGCGTAAAAATTAAGATTTTACCGCCAACATTATGGGCGTATGACCAACTTCTTTCAAAAACAAATATTGATTATATCGGCACTCGGGTCCACGGAGGTATCCGAGCACTCCAACATAAACGACGATCTATCATTGTTTCCGTAGATCACCGGGCCAGTTCATTTTCAAAAAGTTTTGGAATATACTCAATCAACCGTGACGAGATAGCAGGACTTGATGATGTAATAAATTCAAAAATTAAGGTTAGGATACAGATTCCCGAAAAGAGAATCAAAAAATATCTGGAAGAATTTAAGAGGTACGTGAATTCATTATAG
- a CDS encoding oligosaccharide flippase family protein, whose translation MSETSQALQKIARGTGIVFAGTVISMFFGFLSRAVIARYFSTGEYGVFNLALTVLSIALVVATFGSQNALPREVAFYREKGPSRVGDLASTALVIVAVSTMNVHRDMMGT comes from the coding sequence ATGAGCGAGACAAGCCAGGCTCTGCAGAAGATCGCCAGAGGGACGGGGATTGTCTTTGCCGGGACTGTTATTTCGATGTTCTTCGGGTTCTTAAGCAGGGCGGTTATAGCGAGGTACTTTTCCACCGGAGAGTATGGAGTGTTTAATTTAGCTTTGACCGTCTTGAGCATCGCCCTTGTTGTTGCCACGTTCGGTTCTCAGAACGCCTTGCCGAGAGAGGTGGCTTTCTACAGGGAGAAGGGGCCTTCAAGGGTCGGGGATTTGGCTTCAACGGCTCTGGTGATTGTTGCGGTGAGCACTATGAATGTTCACAGAGACATGATGGGCACTTAA
- a CDS encoding helix-turn-helix domain-containing protein, with protein sequence MRTLSKMEVRVLLKLKEETSVSKLAGELGLSIPRTSALVASLERTGLIRTEKRGKHRVVSLSDAKAAELFKRLVFKFGHMPLDEILSGKSLPIFAVLRDAPLSAHELLIKSNLPRSTLYYVIDGLSNYGIIGKKDEKYFLVERYSLFHEFAEEFYELQNSIKTREFSEDSTLVWSGVGEFIMSTREYKGKDVGNFHLTGLERFSDFGVELIGTGQYHYYYSEKAEELSLEEVIVHALLIDFSPRTILYSIVLLLGHKGKINQKKLLKFGRKYDISVSELLGYLEGKEVKRYPYPSMKEVKEILKMYFGEGK encoded by the coding sequence ATGAGAACCCTTTCAAAAATGGAGGTTAGAGTACTTTTGAAACTCAAGGAGGAAACGAGTGTAAGTAAGCTGGCCGGGGAACTGGGCTTGTCAATCCCCCGAACCTCAGCTCTTGTTGCATCCCTTGAAAGAACGGGTTTGATAAGGACCGAAAAAAGAGGAAAACACAGGGTGGTCTCGCTAAGTGATGCAAAAGCCGCGGAGCTTTTTAAAAGACTTGTTTTCAAGTTCGGCCATATGCCCCTTGATGAGATTCTGAGCGGGAAGAGTCTCCCCATTTTCGCAGTTCTCAGAGACGCTCCGTTAAGTGCCCATGAGCTCCTCATAAAGAGCAACCTTCCCAGGAGCACCCTCTATTACGTGATTGACGGGCTGTCCAATTACGGTATCATCGGGAAGAAAGATGAAAAGTATTTTCTAGTGGAGAGATATAGCCTGTTTCACGAGTTTGCAGAGGAATTTTATGAGTTGCAAAATTCCATCAAAACGAGAGAGTTCTCCGAGGACTCCACCCTAGTGTGGAGTGGAGTTGGAGAATTTATTATGTCGACGAGGGAGTATAAGGGGAAAGATGTTGGAAACTTTCATCTAACTGGGCTTGAAAGATTCAGCGATTTTGGGGTGGAGCTTATTGGAACCGGACAATATCACTATTATTATTCTGAGAAAGCGGAGGAGCTTTCTCTGGAAGAGGTTATTGTGCATGCATTGCTAATTGATTTCAGCCCAAGAACAATTCTGTATTCAATCGTCCTCTTGTTGGGGCATAAAGGTAAAATAAATCAAAAGAAGCTTTTAAAATTTGGTAGAAAATACGACATCAGCGTGAGCGAATTGTTGGGGTATCTTGAGGGTAAAGAGGTTAAAAGATACCCCTACCCCTCTATGAAAGAAGTGAAAGAAATCCTCAAAATGTACTTCGGTGAAGGGAAGTGA
- a CDS encoding lipopolysaccharide biosynthesis protein has translation MTVLQLIKNEIKNLKSPLYRNSVYISLASLTNALAGFLFWTIAARLYPAEDVGVASAVVSAINLTFVLSMLGMNFAIIRFYPDYRERVVGSALVLTSLAALLFSAVYGLVMRGSNSLGGTFTPEFLSVFVIFSVVGALYNVLYTYAIAKRKAEQGFVQSTLFSLRFVFLFLLVSLGVMGIIGSFGLGLLLGLLYAIIFVDDIAIKLDLEFLREAFRFSLGNYVANIANVAPNYIMPTIVLSMLGKEQAAYYYMAFAIGNMILLVPNSINTSFFVEGSHGLKNIRATLKKAMALSYLYLLVANLGVWLFGEPILEFFGKDYASGFTLLKLIVFGGFFVVPLKFLVTILNVHKRIIGVVMVNFVKAILFLILSYSLIPVFGIEGVGWGWIFSNVAIVLIIRDVISIMNSRTS, from the coding sequence ATGACGGTGTTGCAGTTGATTAAAAATGAAATCAAAAACCTCAAGAGTCCTCTTTATAGGAATTCCGTCTACATATCTCTAGCCTCCCTGACAAATGCCCTCGCCGGCTTTCTTTTCTGGACTATTGCAGCGAGACTTTATCCGGCTGAGGATGTCGGCGTTGCCTCCGCCGTAGTCTCCGCTATAAATCTGACGTTTGTTCTATCAATGCTGGGAATGAACTTCGCCATAATCCGTTTTTATCCGGACTACCGGGAGAGGGTTGTGGGGAGTGCACTGGTTTTGACTTCACTCGCCGCCCTGCTGTTTTCAGCAGTCTACGGGCTTGTTATGAGGGGTTCGAATTCTTTAGGTGGTACATTCACACCGGAGTTCCTATCTGTGTTTGTTATTTTCTCCGTTGTGGGGGCACTCTACAATGTTCTCTACACCTACGCAATAGCCAAAAGAAAGGCGGAGCAGGGTTTTGTGCAGAGTACACTGTTTTCCCTGAGGTTTGTCTTTCTATTCCTCCTCGTTTCCCTCGGCGTCATGGGAATAATCGGTTCCTTTGGGCTGGGCCTGTTGCTTGGACTTTTATACGCGATTATCTTCGTTGATGACATCGCTATTAAGCTCGACTTGGAATTCCTCAGGGAAGCGTTTAGGTTTTCCCTTGGAAACTACGTGGCGAACATCGCCAACGTCGCGCCGAACTACATTATGCCAACGATAGTTTTAAGCATGCTCGGAAAGGAGCAGGCGGCGTATTATTATATGGCCTTCGCAATAGGCAACATGATCCTGCTCGTTCCAAACTCCATAAACACGTCCTTCTTCGTGGAGGGGAGCCACGGATTGAAAAATATAAGGGCAACGCTGAAGAAGGCCATGGCACTCAGCTACCTTTACCTCCTCGTTGCCAACCTTGGAGTGTGGCTTTTTGGAGAACCCATCTTGGAATTTTTTGGAAAAGATTATGCGAGTGGCTTTACTCTTCTAAAACTTATAGTGTTTGGGGGTTTTTTTGTTGTTCCTCTAAAGTTCTTGGTGACAATCTTAAATGTTCACAAAAGGATTATTGGAGTAGTAATGGTAAATTTCGTAAAGGCAATACTTTTCCTCATACTCAGCTATTCGTTAATACCCGTTTTTGGGATTGAGGGTGTTGGGTGGGGATGGATATTTTCCAATGTTGCTATTGTTCTCATAATACGTGATGTTATTTCTATAATGAATTCACGTACCTCTTAA